In Cryptosporangium minutisporangium, the genomic stretch GGGGACCCGTTTCGGGTGCACGAAGCTGGTGGCCTCGATCCGCCGCGCACCGGCCGCGATCAGCGCCTCGATGTACGCGATCTTCGCCTCGGTCGACACCAGCGCGCTCTCGTTCTGCAGCCCGTCGCGGGGCCCGACCTCCACGATCTCCACGGCTGCCATGCGTCCTCCCTCGACCACGGACACCTGTCTAGCATCGTCCGCGAGATGTATGCAATCCCCGAGAAACAAGCAGGAGAACCCTTGAAAGAACGCACTTCGATCCACTACATGTATGCAATCGACGAACGGAGTGGCCTCCGATGACGGCAGCGAGCGATCGCGCGGCGGACGAGCTGCGCTTCCGGATCCTGGGCGGGGAGTTCGTCCCCGGCGAGCGGCTCGGCGAGTCCGAACTCGCCGCGACGCTCGGCGTGAGCCGCACGCCCGTCCGCGAAGCCCTGCGCAAACTCGCCGCCGACGGACTGGTGGAGATCACCCCGAACAAGGGCGCCCGCGTCGTCGAGCACCCGCGTGCCGACCTCGACGCGATCTTCGCGATCCGCGCGCACGTCGAGGGCCTGGCCGCGCGGGCGGCGGCCGCCGTCGCGTCCGACGACGACGTCGATCGGCTCGAGGAGATCGCCACCGCGCTGGAGAAGCACTCCGACGCCGGCCGGCTGGACGAGGTGTACCAGCTGAACGCGGAGTTCCACGGCCTGCTCAACGGCCTCGCCCGCAGCAGCGTGCTGACCAACACCGTCAGCCAGTTGATCCACGCGTCGGTGCTGTTCCGGACGCTGCACGCCTTCGACGAGGCCGCTCGCCGCCGCAGCTGCGCGCACCACCACGAGATCGTCGCCGCGCTGCGCGCCCGCGACCCGGACTGGGCCGAAGCCGTCATGCACGCGCATCTCTACTCCGCCCGCGCGTCCCTGCTCGGACCCCGCCACCCCGCCGTCGAGGAGGCACCATGACCGATCGACCGCTCCCCCTCCGCGACGTCCGCGTGGTCGAGCTGGGCCAGCTCCTGGCCGGCCCGTTCTGCGGCCAGCTGCTCGGCGACTTCGGCGCCGAGGTCATCAAGGTCGAGGACCCGACGAAGGGCGACCCGATGCGGCAGTGGGGCCGGGAGAAGCCGCACGGCCGCTCGCTCTGGTGGCCGGTGGTCGCCCGGAACAAGAAGTCGGTCACCTGCGACCTGCGGACGGCCGACGGTCAGCGGCTCGTCCGCGAGCTGGTCGGCCACGCCGACGTCCTCCTGGAGAACTTCCGGCCGGGGACGCTGGAGCGCTGGGGCCTCGCGCCGGAACAGCTCTGGGAGATCAACCCGCGGCTGGTGGTCACCCGGGTCACCGGCTACGGCCAGACCGGGCCGTACGCCGCGCGGGCCGGGTTCGGCTCGATCGGCGAGGCGATGGGCGGCATCCGGTACGTCACCGGCTCCGCCGACCAACCGCCGTCCCGGGCCGGTATCTCGCTGGGCGACTCCCTCGCCGCGATGCACGCCACCCTCGGCACGCTGGTCGCGCTGCACGAACGCGGCAAATCGAACAAAGGCCAGGTCGTCGACGCGGCGATCTACGAGTCGGTGCTCGGGCTGATGGAGTCGCTGCTCTCCGAGTGGCAGCACGCCGGCTACCAGCGGGAACGAACGGGCCCGGTGTTGCCGAACGTCGCGCCGAGCAACGTCTACCCGACCCGGGACGGCGACAGCATCCTGATCGCGGCGAACCAGGACAGCGTCTTCGGCCGGCTCGCGGCCGTGATGGACCGTCCGGAGCTGCGCGAGCACCCGCACTACGCAACGCACGGCGCCCGCGGCGAGTACATGGACGAGCTGGACGCGCTCATCGCGGAGTGGACCGCCCGGTACCACACCGAGGACCTGCTGGCGCGGCTGCACGAGGCCGGTGTCCCGGCGGGGCGCATCTACCGGGCGAAGGACATGTTCGAGGATCCGCACTTCGCCGCCCGCGACGCGATCGTCACCGTGCCGGACCCCGCGCTGGGCCCGATCGCGATGCAGAACGTCTTTCCCAAGCTGTCCGCCTCACCGGGGTCGGTGCGCCGCACCGGTCCCGCGCTCGGCGAGCACAACGACGAGATCTACCGGGGCCTGCTGGGCCTGTCCGGCGAGGAACTCGAACGGCTCAGCAGAGCCGGAACCATCTGAGAGGGGAGGCGCGGATGCGCTATCGGTTAGGTGTCGACGTCGGTGGCACGTTCACCGACGTACTGCTCATCGACGAAGACAGCGGCGAGTCCTTCCGCGCCAAGACCCCGTCCACACCGCACGACCAGTCGGTCGGCGTCCTCACCGGGATCGGCAAGGTGTGCGCCTCCGCCGGGACCACCGTGGACGCCATCGGCTCGGTCCTGCACGGGACGACCGTCGCGACGAACGCGATCCTGGAGGGCAAGGGCGCGCGCGTCGGCCTGGTCACCACCGCGGGATTCCGGCAGGTGCTGCAGATCGCCCGCTCGTTCGTGCCCGGCGGCCTGGCCGGGTGGATCATCTGGCCGAAGCCCGAGCCACTGGCCGCGCTGGAGCACACGGTCGAGGCGATCGAGCGGATCGGCGCCGATGGGTCGGTCGTCACCCCGCTGGACGAGGACGACCTGCGCGGGAAGCTGCGGAGCCTGCGCGCCGCCGGTGTCGAGGCGCTGGCGGTCGCGCTGATCAACGCGTACGTGACCGCCCGCCACGAGGACCGCATCGCCGAGATCGCGGCCGAGGAGCTACCCGGGATCCCGGTGTCGGTCTCCTCCCGGGTGCTGCCCGAGCTGCGGGAGTACGAGCGGACGATCACGACGGTCGCCAACGGCTACGTGCAGCCGCAGGTGGCCCGCTACCTGGAGAACATGGGGCAGCGGCTGGACCGGAAGCTCTACATCCTGCGCAGCGACGGTGGCCTGGCGAGCGCGCCGGCGGCCGCCGCCAACCCGGTGTCGATGCTGCTCTCCGGCCCGGCGGGCGGCGTCAGCGGCGCGGTCTGGGCCGCTGCTCAGGCCGGGTACACCGACCTGCTGACGTTCGACATGGGCGGCACCTCGACCGACGTCGCGCTGGTGCAGGGCGGCGTGCCGCGGATCGGGCGGGAGACCAAGGTCGGTGACCTCACGGTCCGGTCGGCGTCCGTGGACGTCCGTACCGTCGGCGCCGGCGGTGGGTCGATCGCGCACGTCCCCGAGCTCACCCGCGCGCTGCGAGTCGGGCCGCAGTCGGCGGGCGCCGACCCCGGACCGGCCGCGTACGGCAAGGGCGGCGCGGAGCCCACGGTGACCGACGCGAACGTCGTCCTGGGGTACCTGCCGTCCGAGCTGGCCGGTGGCGAGATCGCGCTCGATCGGGACGCCGCCCGTGCTGCGGTGGCACGGATCGCGGACGGTATGGGGCTGGGCAGTGTCGAGAAGGCGGCGGCGGGCGTCGTCGACATCGTCAACGAGAACATGTTCGGGGCGCTGCGGCTGGTCTCCGTGCAGCAGGGCTACGACCCCCGTGACTTCGCGCTGGTCGCGTTCGGTGGGGCCGGGCCGCTGCACGCCAACGCGCTCGGCGTCCTGACCGGAGCCTGGCCGGTGATCATCCCGCCGTCGCCCGGCGTCCTCTGCGCCTACGGGGACGCGACCACCGGCCTGCGCGACGAGGCCGCCCGGACCTACATCCGGCGGTTCTCCGAACTGACCGACGCCGAGGTCCACGGGCTCTTCACCGAGCTCGCCGAGCAGGCGGTCGCCACCCTCGAGGCCGAGGGTGTCCCGCGGGAGGCCCAGACCCTCACCTACCAGGCCGACCTGCGCTACCACGGCCAAGGTTTCGAGATCACGGTCGCGGTCGACCTGGCGGCGTTCGACCCGGCGGGCAACCCCGGCCTCTCGGCGCTCGGCACCGCGTTCGACGCCGAGCACCAGCGATTGTTCTCGTTCCTGCTGGACACCAACGAACACGAGCTGGTGAGCGCCCGCGCGGCGGCCACCGGCCCGCGCCCGCACGTCCGCTCCACCGCACTGGCCGCAGGCGACCCCGACCCGGCCGGCGCCCTCCGCACCACGACCACCGTGTACGTCGGCGGCAGCGCAGGCGAGGCAGCCGTCTACGACCGGGAGAAGCTGCTCGCCGGCAACGTCGTTCCCGGCCCGGCGATCGTCACCGAGATGGACTCCACGACGCTCGTGCTGCCCGGCCACGCGGCGACCGTGCACCCCAGCGGTTGCCTGCTCATTCGTCCGGTATCGGAAGGAGTCTGAGATGGCCCGGATCCTCGAGTCCGCCACCGAGCCGGTGACCTCCGTCGACGTCGACCCGGTCACGCTCGACATCATCGAGAACGCGCTGCGCAACGCCCGCTACGAGATGGACGAAGTGCTGTTCCGGACCGCGCTCTCACCGGGCATCCGCGAGCAGCACGACGAGTTCCCGCTGATCGGCGACCCGTCCGGGCGGATGGTCGTGGGCCAGTTCGGGCTCTCGATCCCGGCGCTGCTCGACCGGTACGACGGCACGATCGGCGAAGGCGACGTGCTGCTCACCTCCGACCCGTACTCCTGCGACGGCGCGATCAGCCACGCCAACGACTGGCTGGTCGTGATGCCGATCTACGTCGACGGGCGGGTCGTCGGCTGGTCCTCGATGTTCGGGCACATGTCCGACGTCGGGGGCAAGACCGTCAGCTCGATGCCGACCGACGCGCACACGATCTACGAAGAGGGCGTGGTCATCCCGCCCTTCAAACTCTACGCGGGCGGTGTGCTCAACTCCGACGCGCTGCGGATCATCCTCAACCAGGTCCGCCAGCCGGAGTGGAACCGGGCCGACCTCAACGGCATCGTCGCCGCGTGCCGGACGGCGTCCCGCCGGATCCAGGAGCTGTGCTCCCGGTTCGGCGTCGACACCTATCTCTCCGCCCTCGATGCGCTGCTGGACCGGAACTACCAGGCGATGAAGACGCTGCTCACGACGATCTTCGCGGACGGCGAGACGATCCGGTTCTCCGACTACATCTGCGACGACGGCGTCGGGTACGGGCCGTACGAGCTGACGCTGTCGCTGACCCGCACCGGGGAGAAGGTGCTGCTCGACTTCACCGGCAGTTCGCCGCAGTCGCCCGGGCCGATCAACTACTACCTGAACGAGAACCTGGCCCGGATGTTCTTCGGGATCTACCTGATCACGGTCGCCGACCCGCAGATCCTCTGGAACGACGGCTTCTACCCGCTGGTCGACGTCCACATCCCGGAGAACACGTTCTGGAAGCCGAAACACCCGGCGGCGCTGAACGCCCGCAACCACGGCGTCGGGCGGATCTTCGACCTGTTCGGCGGGCTGCTGGGGCAGAAGAACCCGGACCTGCTCAACGCCGCCGGGTTCTCCTCGTCCCCGCACTTCATGTACTCCGGGCACTACGTCGACGGCGACCGAGCCGGCGAGTGGTTCCAGCTGTACTCGATCGGCTTCGGCGGGATCCCCGGGCGGCCGATCGGCGACGGCCCGGACGGCCACTCGCTCTGGCCGTCGTTCGTCAACATCCCGTGCGAGTACCTGGAGTCGTACTACCCACTGCGGATCGAGCGCTGGGAGACCGTGCCGGATACCGGCGGGGCCGGGCTGCACCGCGGCGGCAACGGCGTCGACGTCGCGTACCGGTTCCTGCAGCCGGGGACGATCGCGATCCACGACGACCGGTGGCTGACCTACCCGTGGGGCGTCAACGGGGGTGACCCGGGCTCGCGCGGGCGCAAGTGGATCGACCGGGCGGACGGGACCCGGGAGGTCCTGCCGTCGAAGATCCACGACGTGGCCGTGGGGATCGGGGACGTGCTGCACTTCGTGACCTGGGGTGGCGGCGGCTGGGGTGACCCGCTGGAGCGGGATCCGGCGCTGGTGGCCCTGGAGGTACGGCGGGGCCTGGTGAGCCCGGAGGGGGTCGCCCGGTACGGCGTCGTCCTCGACCCGTCCGGCGCGGTCGACGGGCCGGCCACCGACGCGTTGCGGGCGGGCCTGCGGGAGACCCGGCCGGCGCCCGCGGTGTTCGACATGGGGCCGCCGCTCGCGACGATCCTGGCGAACTGCGAGGCCGAGACCGGTCTGCCCGCCCCGCGGCCCCCGGCCGAGGCGGCGCGCGTCGTCACGTCCGAGTAACTGGTGTTCGTGCGGTCCGGCAGACGCCGGGCCGCACGAACCGTCGTCGGGAGGATCCCGTGAGCGATCTGTCGAAAGACTATGGCGACGCCGGGTTCGGGCGGCCGCTCGACTGGGGGACGTCGCCCGCGGTCCTCGTGATCGACATGGTGCGGGCGTACTTCCAGCCCGGCGCGGAGCTCTACCTGGGTTCCCGGTCGTGCCTGGACTCCGCCGCCCGCGTAGTGACCACCGCACGGCGGGCCGGGGTCCCGGTCCTCGTCACCCAGGTCGTCTACGCCGCCGACGGGGCCGACGGCGGGCTGTTCTACCGCAAGGTGGGCGCGCTCCGGCACTTCGCCGCCGGGGCGTCCGGGGACCTCGGTGACGTGATGCCGGAGGTGGCGCCGCAGCCCGGCGACGTGGTCATCACCAAGCAGTACGCCAGCGCGTTCTTCGGCACGTCGCTCGCGGCCACGCTCGCGTCCCGGCGGATCGACACGCTGGTGATCTGCGGCGTCAGCACCAGCGGGTGCGTGCGCGCGACCGCCGTCGACGCGATCTCGTCCGGTTACGTCCCGATCGTCGTGCGGGAGGCCGTCGGCGATCGGGATCCGCGTCCGCACGAGGCCAGCCTGTTCGACCTGGCCGCCAAGTACGCCGAAGTCTGGTCCGAAGCGGACGTCGTGCGGCGGCTGCGTGCCGGATCGGCCGGAACCGACGGGCGAGACGCTAATCGACGTTAACATGAGCCTCGCTTCGCCAACGACGGCGTGAGGAGTGGCCATGACCGCGATCAGCGAGCGCCCCCGCGAGTACGACCCCATCGACATCAGCTCGCAAGTATTCTGGTCGACCACCGCTCCCGAGCGTGAGCGCACGTTCGCGATCCTGCGGGAACAGCGGCCGATCTCCTGGCACCCCACCCCGGAGAGTGGGCTCGCCGACCAGCCCGACGACCCGGGATTCTGGGCAGTCATGCAGCACGCGGACATCGTCGAGGTGAGCCGGCGCAACGACGTGTTCGTCTCCGGCAAGGGCGTGATGTTCGGCAACGTGCCCGAAGAACTGCTCGAAATGTCCCAGTCGTTCATCGCGATGGACCCGCCGCGGCACACGATCATCCGCAAACTGGTGAGCGCCGCGTTCACCCCGCGGCACGTCGCCCGCATCGAGGACCAGATCGCGGCGAACGCCCGCGTGATCGTCGCCGAGCTCGCGGAGCTCTTAGCCGCCGGCGGGGACGTCGACTTCGTGTCGCACTGCGCGTCCAAGCTGCCGATGCAGACGCTCGCGCAGATGATGGGCATCCCGGAGTCCGATTGGGATGCCGTGGTGACCCACGCGAACACGCTGGTCTCCGTCGCCGACCCGGTGTTCCTCGGCGACCGTGACCCGGTGGCCGTGCTGCTGGACGCGCTGTTCGCGCTGCACCAGGAGGCGCTCGAGCTGGCCGGTCGGCGCCGGGTGGAACCCCGCGACGACCTGATGACGAGCCTGGTGCAGGCCGAAGTGGACGGCGCGCGGCTCACCGACGCCGAGATCGCGGCGTTCTTCGTCCTGCTGTCGGTGGCGGGGAACGACACCACCCGCCAGACGACCAGCCACGCGATGCGCGCGCTGACGGTCTTCCCGGAGCAGAAGGAGTGGCTGCTGGCGGACTTCGACGGCCGCATTGGCAGCGCGGTCGAGGAGTTCGTCCGGTGGGCCACCCCGGTCATGACGTTCCGCCGTACCGCCGTCGCCCCGTTCACCCTGCACGGTCAGGAGATCGCCGCCGGGGACAAGGTCGTGATGTTCTACGCGTCCGGCAACTGGGACACCGACGTGTTCGACCACCCGGAGCAGTTCAACCTGGCGCGCAAGCCCAACCCGCACGTGGCGTTCGGCGGTGGCGGTGCGCACTACTGCCTCGGCAGCAACGTTGCGAAGGTCCAGTTACGGTGCCTCTTCCGCGAACTGCTGCACCAGCTCCCGACGCTGCGCGTGGGTGAGCCCGAGTACGTCGTCGGTGCGTTCATCCACGCGATCCGCAGGATGCCCTGCGAGTTCTGATCGGGCCGGCCGCCGGGCACAGGTCCGGCGGCCGGCGGATCAGGACGAGTGCGCGAGGGTCTTGGTGCGGTTCCGGAAGAGCCAGAAGCCCAGCGCCCGCGGCATCCGCCGGGGACGCGACTGGGCGACGTAGGGCTGCCAGACCGAGCGCAGGTGCTCCGGTACCTCGCTGTCGCTGAGGTGGCGGTTGCACGAGTCGCACGGAACCCGTTCCAGTGCCGCGTAGAGCGCCTTGGCGGTACGGGCCGCTTCGACGCGCTCGTACCAGTCGCAGCAGCGGTCCGACTGCCCTAACTCGGACGTGTGGGGCATGAACAGTGTCCCTTCGACGGCGGCGTCGATGAATCCTGGCCCGATCATGCCTGCTGTTGTGATTTCTGTCTCGATGATCGGTGTGCCCGATAAGAAATCCGCGGTCAGAAGCCCGGGAAGACCGCGCGCAGGGCGTCCAGGTCCACGTTCTGGGCCGTGACCGACGGACTGTGAGCGGGATCCAGGCGACCGTAGAGCAGCCGCAGGAACGCCTCCGCCGGCAGGTCGAGCGAGCCGGTGCTCTCGCCGCCGTCCCACGGCTCCAGCGCGACCTGCTCGCCCAGGACCAGCGCGTACTCCCGGTCCGGGTCGGTGAGCGTGACGTGGATCCGCCCGGCCGGGCCGGGCTTGCCCGCGAACCGGACGAGCTGCTGAGCGACGTCGAGCACGATGCCGACGGCGTCGGGCAGCACGGTGGCGGAGGGGTCGAGCATCACCTCGACGTCCCAGACGTGCACGGCGTGCTCGGACAGCCGCGAGGAGACGAACCCGGCGACGTCGCTCGGCCCGCTCCAGAGCGCGAACGTGAGCGACGCGCGCTGGTCGGCGTCGAGCGCCTCGACCTTCTCGACGAGACGCGCGTCCGCGGTGAGCACGTCCGCCGCCTGCGCGTCCGGGGTCTTGGCGTCCCACACCGCCCAGATCGCCTGGAAATCCTCCTGCACCGGCGGCTCTTGACCGTTGACGGCCGCGTCGAAGAGCAGCTCGTTGATCTCGGCGCCGGACCCGAGGTGGGACAGCACCTGGGCGATCGTCCACTCGGACGGGTAGCCGGGGCTGCGGACCTGGTCGGCGGTGAGCGGGGCGGCGACGGCGCGGAGCCGGTCGTGCGAGGCGCGGAGTGCGGCGATGCGGGTGCGGGCCTCGGCGTCAGAAGTGCTCATGGCGTCACTGTAGGACGCCGACCGTGCGCGCGGCCGGGCCCCGCCGCCGGGCCCAGGCGGTCACGGCGTCGCGACGACCACCTCGGTGCCGGCCCGGCGGATCTCGTCCAGCCCTGCCGGGTCGGCCGTCGAGTCGGTGACCAGCACCGAGACGTCGGTGACCGGGCAGATCCCGGCCAGGTACACGCGCCCGACCTTCGAGCCGTCCGCCACCACGATCACCCGCTCGGCGCGGCGGATCAGGCACGCGTTGGTGTGCGCCTCGATCTCGTCGTGGGTGGTCAGGCCACCGCGGGCGCTGATGCCGTCCACCCCGACGACCGCGACCTGGATGTTCAGCCCCTCCAGCGTCCGGTCGGCGATCGGCCCGACCAGCTCGTAGGACTGGGTCCGGGAGACACCACCGGTCATGATCAGCTTCAGCCGCGGCCGCAGCGCGAGCTCGGAGGCGACGTTCAGCGCGTTGGTGACGACCGTGAGGTCCACCCGCTCGGCCAGCAGCCGGGCCAGCAGGTGCGTCGTCGTGCCGCCGGTCAGCCCGAGCGTCAGCGGCCCTTTCGGCAGCAGCGCCGCCGCGCGCCGGGCGACCAGCGCCTTCGCGTCCCGGTTCTGCCCGGCCCGGTACCGCACCGGGAGCTCGTACGCCACGTCCACTGCGACCGCACCGCCGTGCGTCCGGGAGAGCAGCTTCTGGTCCTCCAGGATCTGCAGGTCGCGGCGGATCGTCGCCGCGGAAACCGCGAACTCGTCGGCCAGCACGCCCGCATCCACCGAACCGTCGGCGGCCAGCCGCTGCAGGACGACCGACACCCGCTCGGCGCGGCGCAGGGAACTCCGCGGCACCCGGTACCCCCTCGACTCGCGCAGTTCAGTCTGCACGTTTGCGTTCGAATCTTTGTCCAACGCGCACAACCGAGCATAATCCTCGGTCATGGACGCCACCGCCCACGAGATCTCCAGCCAGCCCGACGTCTGGGAGCGCGCGCTGACGCTGGCCGACGACGCCCACGCGGTCGTCGCCGCGCCCGGCGACCGGACACTGATCCTGGGCTGCGGTACGTCCTGGTTCGTCGCGCAGAGCCTCGCCGAGCTGCGGGAAGCCGCCGGATTCGGGGAGACCGACGCGCTCTGCGCCTCGGAGTACGTGCCCCGCCGCCGTTACGACCGGGTCGTGGCGATCACCCGCTCGGGCACCTCCACCGAGGTGCTCGACGCGCTCCGCGCGGTGCCGTCCGGTACCCGCCGAGTGGCCGTCACCGCGGTCACCGGTGAGGCGGTCGACGACCTGGTCGACGAGCGGCTGGTGCTGAACTTCGCCGACGAGACCAGCGTCGTCCAGACGCGCTTCCCCACTACCGTGCTGGCCACCGCCCGCGCGGCGTTCGGCGCGGACCTGACCCACCTGGTCGCCGACGGACGCGCCGCGCTCGCCGCCCCGCTCCCGGCGGACCCCGCCGCCGTCGACCACCTGGTCTTCCTCGGCACCGGCTGGACCGTCGGCCTGGCGCACGAGGCCGCACTCAAGGCCCGTGAGGCGGCGCAGGCCTGGTCGGAGTCGTACCCGGCCCGCGACTACCGGCACGGTCCGGTCGCGGTCGCCGGTGCGCGGTCGCTGGTGTGGTCGTTCGGCGCCGTTCCGGAGAGCCTCGACGACGTCGCCCGCTCCGCCGGTGCGACGCCGTACCGGGACACCCGCGACCCGCTCGCCCAGTTGGTCCTCGCCCAGCGGTTCGCGGTGGCGCTCGCCGCGCACCGCGGGCTCGACCCCGACCGGCCGCGCCTGCTCACCCGGTCCGTCGTCCTCGCGTGACCACGATCCCCGCCGCCCCGCGCGCTCAGCGATGAGGCCGGATCCCGCGGGCCGGGGCGCACGTCGGCTCGTCGCTCACCCGGCCCGCAGCGCAGCGCGGATCTCGTCGGGTGTGGCCTGGGCCGCGGTGCCGCCGGCGGCCCGGGTGCTCAGCGACCCGGCCGCGGCGGCCCAGGCCACCGCCTCGTCCAGCGGTGCGCCCGCGAGGCGCGCGGCCAGGAAGCCGGCGTTGAAGCTGTCGCCGGCACCGGTCGTGTCGACGAGGTCCACCGGCACGATCGGGGCTGCGCACTCGCCGTCCACCGCCCAGGCGCGTCCGCCGCGGGCGCCGTCCTTGAGCACCACCGTGGTTCCTGCCGTGACCAGCGACTTCGCCGCGCTTTCCGGGTCGTCGGCCCCGGTCACCGCGAGCAGCTCGGCGGTGTTGGGCAGGAAGACGTCGACCTGGGCGAGCAGGTCCCGGATCCCGGTCCAGCGTTCGGCCGGGTCCCAGTTCGTGTCCAGTGACGTGCCGATACCCGCCGCCCGGGCCCGTGCGAGCACGTCGGCGAGCCCGTCGGCGAGTCTCGGCTGGAGGAACACCGACGCGACGTGCAGGTGCCGCGTTCGACGCAACAGCTCGTCGGTGACGTCGTCGGGCGAGAGGGTCGGGATCGTGCCCGGCAACGTGAGGATCGCCCGGTCGTCCGGCGCGGACAGGACGACCGACAGCCCGGTCGGCTGGGCCCCGCCCGGTCGCGGGCTGTACAGCGCGACTCCGCGGTCGGCGAGCCAGCCGCGGGTCACGGTGCCGAACACGTCGTCGCCGACGCGGGCCAGCAGCGCCGTCCGCAGGCCGAGCCGGGCGCACCCGGCGGCGGTGATCGCCGCCGACCCGCCGAGCACCAGGTCCGCCCGGGAGAGCAGCTGCTCGGCCTGCCCGAACCGGGGTACGACGTCACCCCGCAGGACGAGGTCGGGGTTCGCGTCGCCGACAACCAGGACGTCGAGGTCTCGAGTGCTCATCCGGCCATCTTCGGTCATCGCCGACCGTCGCCCCGACCGGGACGCCACGGCATGATTCTCACCGTCACGCTCAATCCGGCGCTCGACCTCACCTACCGGGTGGGGCGCCTGCTGCCCCACCGCACGCACCGGGTCTCCTCCGTGGACGAGCGCCCCGGCGGCAAGGGGCTCAACGTCGCCCGGATCCTGCACGCCGCCGGCGAGCCGGTGCGCGCCACCGGTGTGCTCGGCGGGGACACCGGCGCGCGGGTCGCCCGGCTGCTCGACCGCGACCGGATCGAGACCGCGTTCACGCCGATCGCCGACGAGACGCGCCGCACGGTCACGATCACCGACTGCGACGCCACCGGCTTCTGGGAGCCCGGGCCGACCGTCACGCCCGCCGAGTGGGGCGCGTTCCGCGCCCGGTACCTCCGGTTGCTCGGGTCCGTGTCGGTCGTCGTGCTCTCCGGGTCGCTCCCCCGCGGCCTTCCGGTCGACGCCTACGCGAGGCTGATCGCGGACGCCACGGCGGCGGGCGTCCGCACCGTGCTCGACACCAGCGGCGACGCGTTACGCGCGGGGGTCGCGGCCGGCCCCGACCTGGTCAAACCCAACACCGAAGAGCTGGTCGCCCTCGTCCACGGCGCCCCGGACGCGACGCCGCCCCGGGCCGCGGCGGATGAGGGCGCCGTGGCGCGGCTGGCCGCGCTCGCGGACGCGGCACGGGCCCTCGGGGCGGGCGCGGTGGTCGCCTCTGCCGGTCCGGACGGGCTGGTGGCCGTCACCGCCGAGGGCAGCTGGCACGCCCGGCCACCGGAGGTCGTCACCGGCAACCCCACCGGCGCCGGGGACGCGTTCGCCGCGACGCACGCCCGCGGCCTGCGCGACCGTACGCCCTGGCCCACCGTCCTCGCCGACGCGGTGGCGCTCTCCGTGCCGGCGGTCGCGGTGGCGGTCGCCGGCGCCGTCGACCCGTCCGTGGCCGCGCGGCTCCGCCCGTCCGTGTCCGTCACGCCCGTCCTCGAGGAGCACCCCGCATGCTGACCCCCACCGGAGAATTAGTCGAGCGGGCCCGCCGCGCCGGCGTCGGGGTGCCGGCGTTCAACGTCATCACGATCGAGCACGCCGAGGCGATCGTCACCGGCGCGGAGGCCGCCGGACTCCCGGTGATCCTGCAGGTCAGCGAAAACGCGGTCCGCTTCCACCACGGCCGGCTGGCACCGATCGCCGCGGCCACCCGCGCGGTCGCGTCCGCCGCCGCGGTCGACGTCGCGCTCCACCTCGACCACGTGGAGGACGTCCACCTGGTCGAGCAGGCCGCCGAGTGCGGGTTCGACTCGGTGATGGTGGACCACTCCCGGCTGCCTTATCAGGACAACGTCGCCGCGACCACCGCCGCGGTCGCCCGCTGCCACGGCCAGGGCCTCTGGGTGGAGAGCGAGCTCGGTGAGGTCGGCGGCAAGGAGGGCGCGCACGCGCCGGGCGTCCGCACCGACCCGGCCGAGGCGGCCCGGGTCGTCGCGGCCACCGGAGTGGACGCGCTGGCGGTCGCGGTGGGGTCCTCGCACGCGATGACCGACCGAACCGCACGGCTGGACCACGCGCTGATCGCGGCCCTCCGCGACGCCG encodes the following:
- a CDS encoding GntR family transcriptional regulator; its protein translation is MTAASDRAADELRFRILGGEFVPGERLGESELAATLGVSRTPVREALRKLAADGLVEITPNKGARVVEHPRADLDAIFAIRAHVEGLAARAAAAVASDDDVDRLEEIATALEKHSDAGRLDEVYQLNAEFHGLLNGLARSSVLTNTVSQLIHASVLFRTLHAFDEAARRRSCAHHHEIVAALRARDPDWAEAVMHAHLYSARASLLGPRHPAVEEAP
- a CDS encoding CoA transferase, with product MTDRPLPLRDVRVVELGQLLAGPFCGQLLGDFGAEVIKVEDPTKGDPMRQWGREKPHGRSLWWPVVARNKKSVTCDLRTADGQRLVRELVGHADVLLENFRPGTLERWGLAPEQLWEINPRLVVTRVTGYGQTGPYAARAGFGSIGEAMGGIRYVTGSADQPPSRAGISLGDSLAAMHATLGTLVALHERGKSNKGQVVDAAIYESVLGLMESLLSEWQHAGYQRERTGPVLPNVAPSNVYPTRDGDSILIAANQDSVFGRLAAVMDRPELREHPHYATHGARGEYMDELDALIAEWTARYHTEDLLARLHEAGVPAGRIYRAKDMFEDPHFAARDAIVTVPDPALGPIAMQNVFPKLSASPGSVRRTGPALGEHNDEIYRGLLGLSGEELERLSRAGTI
- a CDS encoding hydantoinase/oxoprolinase family protein, with protein sequence MRYRLGVDVGGTFTDVLLIDEDSGESFRAKTPSTPHDQSVGVLTGIGKVCASAGTTVDAIGSVLHGTTVATNAILEGKGARVGLVTTAGFRQVLQIARSFVPGGLAGWIIWPKPEPLAALEHTVEAIERIGADGSVVTPLDEDDLRGKLRSLRAAGVEALAVALINAYVTARHEDRIAEIAAEELPGIPVSVSSRVLPELREYERTITTVANGYVQPQVARYLENMGQRLDRKLYILRSDGGLASAPAAAANPVSMLLSGPAGGVSGAVWAAAQAGYTDLLTFDMGGTSTDVALVQGGVPRIGRETKVGDLTVRSASVDVRTVGAGGGSIAHVPELTRALRVGPQSAGADPGPAAYGKGGAEPTVTDANVVLGYLPSELAGGEIALDRDAARAAVARIADGMGLGSVEKAAAGVVDIVNENMFGALRLVSVQQGYDPRDFALVAFGGAGPLHANALGVLTGAWPVIIPPSPGVLCAYGDATTGLRDEAARTYIRRFSELTDAEVHGLFTELAEQAVATLEAEGVPREAQTLTYQADLRYHGQGFEITVAVDLAAFDPAGNPGLSALGTAFDAEHQRLFSFLLDTNEHELVSARAAATGPRPHVRSTALAAGDPDPAGALRTTTTVYVGGSAGEAAVYDREKLLAGNVVPGPAIVTEMDSTTLVLPGHAATVHPSGCLLIRPVSEGV
- a CDS encoding hydantoinase B/oxoprolinase family protein → MARILESATEPVTSVDVDPVTLDIIENALRNARYEMDEVLFRTALSPGIREQHDEFPLIGDPSGRMVVGQFGLSIPALLDRYDGTIGEGDVLLTSDPYSCDGAISHANDWLVVMPIYVDGRVVGWSSMFGHMSDVGGKTVSSMPTDAHTIYEEGVVIPPFKLYAGGVLNSDALRIILNQVRQPEWNRADLNGIVAACRTASRRIQELCSRFGVDTYLSALDALLDRNYQAMKTLLTTIFADGETIRFSDYICDDGVGYGPYELTLSLTRTGEKVLLDFTGSSPQSPGPINYYLNENLARMFFGIYLITVADPQILWNDGFYPLVDVHIPENTFWKPKHPAALNARNHGVGRIFDLFGGLLGQKNPDLLNAAGFSSSPHFMYSGHYVDGDRAGEWFQLYSIGFGGIPGRPIGDGPDGHSLWPSFVNIPCEYLESYYPLRIERWETVPDTGGAGLHRGGNGVDVAYRFLQPGTIAIHDDRWLTYPWGVNGGDPGSRGRKWIDRADGTREVLPSKIHDVAVGIGDVLHFVTWGGGGWGDPLERDPALVALEVRRGLVSPEGVARYGVVLDPSGAVDGPATDALRAGLRETRPAPAVFDMGPPLATILANCEAETGLPAPRPPAEAARVVTSE